A window of Canis lupus baileyi chromosome 3, mCanLup2.hap1, whole genome shotgun sequence genomic DNA:
CAGCCTCTGAGGCCTCAGTACTTGTCCACCTCTAAGGTGTCAAAGACTTCAAAGAAAGTCGGGTGTGTTAATTTTTtagggctgttgtaacaaattaccacaaatgcaGTCACTTAAAACAATGGAAGTTTATTCTCACAAGTTTATTTGGGAGGTcagagtccaaaatcaaggtgccgTTAGAGCTAGTTCCTTCTGGAGGGTCTGGTGGAGAACCTAGGCCATGTCTCTTTCCTAGTTTCTTGCCGTTGCTGGCAGCCCTTggctttccttggcttgcagaggCATTGCTTTGACCCCTGGGTCTGTCTTCACCATGGCTTACCTCTGTATGGAGCCCATAGTCATTGGACTGGTATTTGGGGATGACCTTGTCTGGAGACCCCTGCCTTAATTATATTTGTAAAGACCTTTaatccaaataaggtcacattctgaggttctgggtggaCAAGTCAGCCCACTGCAGGGAGTGAGGGATCCTCTGAGACATATAAACCAAACCCCAAAGAACTTAATTCAAACCTGAACATGTGGTTGCCctcacctggctggctccccaTCTGCTCTCTGGGTCCTCAGAGAGCTGCAGCAGTGAGGCCAAGTCCTTGGAGCACCTGCTAAGGGCCAGGCTAGGGGGCCCCCTCCTCATGGCGGATGAGTAAGCTCAGCCTTGGCCCTCAGGCAGTTTGCAAGctaggagaaagggaaaggctGGTATGAGGTGGCAGTCTACACACCAGATTAGTTCCCCACCCTCACCACACACAGGGGACATCTGGCAATTGCCAGAGATATTTTTGATCATCATGACCAGATGTGgtggtgctactggcatctggtgggtaaAGGTCAGGGCCATTAACTAAATGCCCTACAATGCATAGGATTGCCTCCCTATAACAAAATCATGCCCACCCCCAAATGTGCTACCGTTGAGAAACCCTGatatcaaaaaaagagagagagaatcttttagGACTTTAATAAAGTGTGATGAACCTCCTATCATCCCTGAGTCGGTGATTTTTCAGGAAACTTGAATTCTCAGAATTCAAGTCTGAGTCACTGGAGGACTGATCTAAGATAGTTTTAGAAGCCCCTTAGcccagaagcacctgggtggctaagtagttgagcgtctgccttcggctcagggactgatcccagggtagtgggatcaagtccctcactgggttccccacaggggagcctgcttctccctctgcctgtgtctctgcctctctctatgtgaaTTATAACAGCCGGGTCTGGAACACCCATCATATGTCACACAGGGCAGCAGTGTTTGTGGGGTGTGACCATTCCCATAGCCCAATGGGGCAGATATTCCATTGTCCTGGTTTAGGTGTGGGGCTAGTAAGTCTCAGGGAGTTAAGTAAGCAGCCAAGGTTCCCACGGCTTTAGTAAAGTGGTGTCAAGTGGTGGTCCCTCTGATGTCAGGGACCTGAACCTCCCTATCATCACACAGACACCTAGAATAAGCTTGGTGACTTGCTGGAATTGTGAAGGAGTGATTTTGCCCAGTGCGGGGTTCATTTCATGCCTGACCTCCTGCCCCTCTGTCTACAGCCACTGCCTGGCCagcaggggatgggaggaggaagaaaagtcaCAGAGCTCACCCTTGCTTCTCCTTTGGTTCCTGCCTAGAAAATGAAGCCCTTCTTGCCCTGTCATTGGGCCAAGACCCAGCCCTCTTAAGTCAACTAAATGAAAGGTTCCCATTCTTTGAGATTTCATGGGCCATTACagtttagatagatagatagatggatagatgatagatagatgatagatgatagatagatagatgatagaagatgatagatgatagatagatacatagatatccACATAAAATGACCAACTTCTATATTGCCGAGTACAGATACTAACAAAGCCAATAATCCTCTTTCCATCATGGTCATTTCATAAaatgaggaatattccactgccaaaagaaaaagaaagaagaatatatCTCAGAATGGAATTGTCCTTTAAATTGAGTAAAGGTAAAACTATGAAAAAACTTACAACCGTGCTCCTGTTTCTCCGTCGTAGAGTGTCACTCACTCACTGAAAGGGATGAAAAGGGATGCAGCATCTCTAGAGTACGAACCACTGCCCCAGACCCTCTGGAGACAGGTCAAGGGCGATGAATTAGGGCGGTGACTCGGCAAGGACCTCCAGGATGCATACCTGGGCTCTCTcagcctccccttcctcccacacacaaaaaaggaccCAATACCAGCAAAGTTTCTAAATTCGGTCTTTCATATCTTATTGCCTTATTGCAAATATATAGGTGTTGGCCCTCAAACCCCAATATTTGATTATGTAATGAAAGGTTTTAACCCCAAGGTAAAGGAATCTGAGCTAGCATGGTTTGGGAGGAGGAGGATTTGGCAGGTAAGTGGTGCCACTCAGAAGCTCTGGAGGTGTTCTGCACAGGTGACCAGCTGCCTCCCCTGTGTGGGGACTGGGGGAGGAGTGGGCTCTGGTGACCTCGGGGTACACACAAGGGCTCTGGATGAGAAAATGGAACAGGTGGTTGGCTAGACTTCACACCTTTATAGGCCtgagaatgggaaggaaggaatcTGACTTGATGTCATTCACAAAAAGGATGGGGAAAGGGGGCATTCAGATGTGAAAAGGTCACACTCAGAACCTGGAACATAGCTTCCTGTCTTGGAAAAATGTATACAAGCCCGGGCTGCACAGAAAGATGTTCTCTAGCCCACATGTAGTCTGGTGTTTTAAGAGCAAGAGCAGAACAGGTTCAAATCAAACCTCTGGCTGCTCCTCACTCTGTGATTGGCAAATGATACCATTTACGAAGCATTTGCAAAATGCTATGGATGCATCATTCCAGCACATTACACGTCTTAACTCAATTAACCCCTTGAGAATCCTATGAGATGAATAGTattgttatctctattttattgatgggaagactgaggcacagaaacATTAAGTCGCTCActgaaggtcacacagtgagaaaGTGGTTGAGTCGGAAAATAAGATGCCATTCGATAAACCAcggctttggcttttttttttaaggggtaCCActgttccctgttttttttttaatttatttattcatgagagacacagagacacaggcagagggagaagcaggctcagctccctgcgaggagcctgatgtgggactcgatcccaggactccgggatcatgctcaaccactgagccacccaggcttcccactgTTCCCTGTTTTAAATCCTAAAAGCAATTGATTAGAATCCTATAGTATTTATCtctcacaaggaaaaaaaaaatgccagggaGTGGTTTCTTATTTATGTGGATCTCATCTTTCTGTTTGGCTTTAGCACAGAACCCAGTATCGCCCTCCTGTGAGCCAGGCTGGAGACGGATGCTGGGAACAGGAAGGGTGTGTGAGGACTCCCCCGGCTTCACCCTTGCTTCTAGCTGTTGTGGGTACTGGGTGCCCAGTCTCGAGGAGCCATGACGATGGAGGCTCTCCCCAAGGCCCTGGAGGTCGACGAGAAGTCTCCAGAATCCAAGGACCTGCTGCCCAGCCAGACTGCCAGCTCCCTGTGCATCAGCTCCAGAAGTGAGTCTGTCTGGACCACCACCTCGCCCCGGAGTAACTGGGAAATCTACCGCAAACCCATCGTCATCATGTCGGTGGGTGGCGCCATCCTCCTCTTTGGTGTGGTCATCACCTGCTTGGCCTATACCCTAAAGCTGGGTGACAACAGCCTTAAGGTCCTTAAGATGATAGGGCCTGCCTTCCTGTCCCTGGGACTCATGATGCTGGTGTGCGGGCTGGTGTGGGTGCCCATcatcaagaagaaacagaagcagagacagaagtcCGTTTTCTTCCAGACCCTCAAGTCCTTCTTCCTGAATCGCTGATGGTGGCCTCGCCCTGTTCTCCCCATCACCCTGTGGCCTTGACCAGGAGGAGCTCTGATAGCATCCAACATCCCCATcttcttggtggtggtggttgatgGGGGGATGGTTAGCCACAAGACAGCCAGGCAAAGCCTCTTCCTGGGACAggctttcctcttcctccccgtGGGACAGAGCTCAGGGCTCCTCATGTCGCTGGGGGATGCTGCTGGCTGCATCTCATTTAGTCTTGCGAATATTGCTACGCCTTCTGTGATGCTGGCCACAGCCACCCCCTTTCGTGGCTCATTCCCTGCACCTGCATCCAGCTATCGCTCATCTAACTCTCTCTGCCAAGTGCTATGCATGCTGGGAAATTCCTTGGGCTAGGCTGTGCCCCAAAACGAGAACCTCACGTTTGCACGTCAGAGTGCCCAAGCTGCATTCCCCATTTGCATCTTTCTCGAACTCAAACCAACCCATGGAGTTCCCTCATAGAAGACAGGGAAGGCCGGCTTCTGGCTCGCTGGGTTCCCCAGCCCCAGCCGACTTTGCAGATGAGATACTGACTTGCATTTCAAGGGACAAGACAAGTCGCAAGTAAGAAACATCCCAAAGAGCGAACAGTGGAGGGCAATACCCCTGGGAAAGGCTCTGCAAGTCAGCCGGCTGAGGAAGTTACATCCCAGTTAAGACAGTATTTACGCCAGAGACctttggggttgggggtggggtgggaggggaaggccGGGGGTGCCACAGTTTGACCTTCTAACACCTTCTTCTTGACGGTTCTTCCCTCTGAACTTGACGATTAGCCATGAACAAGTAAGTGCATGTTGCCCTAACTTCCTCTTTCCCTCAACTCACGCCTCTACCCCCAATTCTAGCACAGCAAGACAGAGACCTACAGAGGCATTATGTAGGATTGTTCTCTCCTTCGCCTCCATTGAGAACCAAAACCAAGAGGGCATGCCACCTCTGAATGGTCTGTGGGTTTCCAGAGATAGGATTTGCTTTAGAAAAtcctatctggaaaaaaaaaaaaaaaagaaagaaaatcctatcTGCTCTCCCTGTCCCCACCAGCCAAACGAGCAAACGTTAATTGGGTGCCCTGttctgggccaggccctgggatggGAACAGGCCAGACAAGGTTCCTGCTCTCACCTTCTTTCCAAAGTGAGAGAGTACAACCAGGTCAAGGGGTGATTCCCTTCCATTTCTGTGGGAGAAATGTGGCAGGTGTGGGAACACAGAAGGGACAGCTCACTAGAGGGATTGCCAGACACTGTGTCATCTGAActaagaacagaaggaaagataGGAGCTAGTAaagggggcagcagggaggcagggaggcattTTGAGCAGCAGAAATGGCCATATAGAAGCTCGTGTGGCATGAGTGGGGAGCGTAACACAATTAGGAAGCTGCACAGCAATGTCCCCTCTCTTGGCCTGCTTCCCACCTGCCAGAGTACAGCCTCTCCAGGGACCACACTGAGGTCCTAGACTGGAAGGGAGTTTCAAGGGGACCCACCAAGCAGAGAGCACCCATGAGGTGAGTGTTCCCAGAATCTGGGGCTGCCGGTAGCAACCAGAGGTTCTGAGGTGACACACCAGGAGGCTGCCCTAGGTCAGGCCAGAGGCCCAGGGGAGAGCACTTGATAGTAAGGTGCGAAGAGAGGGCATCCCACATTGGAATCACTACTGGCTTGAGCTGTGTCCCCTCACGGGGGCTTCTGGGCCCACCTCCCTGGTCACCAcgcaacctctctctctctctctctctgtaacaaGCTTCCATCCTTCGTGGTGGTTCCATATGCAAAGTCAGAATCTCACATGGGTCCATCTGTATCATGGGAAATTCCATGGACACcctgtgccccaccccaccccaagaaCCCAGAGTTTGGGGAGCCTGTGGCCTTCAGGCTTCACCCCAAATGACCATGTCTCTCATTCAGACAGTGTAGCCGAGTCTGCTAGCTAACCTGTCCCCTGAACAAAGGTGAGACAGACCAATCTGTGGGGCAGGGGGGCCGTCGCAAGTGCTTTGTCACCAATCGTAGTTCTGGTGCCTCAAGTGGCTGGGCTTACAGGTCGTGTCCCTTCCTCTGACAGGAATGCAGATTCATTACTGGTCCTATGGAATCACTCTTCCATTCCTGTTGCTTTGCATATGGGGGCAAGTGAGGTAGACCCCCAGCTAGCTCACTGGGAACCCACACTTCCTGTGTCTCATTTCGTATCCACCCCCAAGCTTGTGGTCCAGGCACAGCTGTGTTAGAAGGGTCTGTGTGGGTGCTGCTAACACGTGTGTCTTGATAGAAGGAAGTTTGGGGGCAGCCATGACTCTAGAAGGTATCCAAGGTCTGGACTCATCTTGCGGTTTCCAGGAGCACTTGCCCACGCGCCCTACCCCCTTAAGCTAGTGTCTCAGGAAGAATAATGAGAAAAGCTCTCCAAGCATCATCCGTGATGAGCATGGGCCAAGGAACATGCCCGCATCACGATGAGGGGCTTTTGCCAAAGACCATCGCTGCACAGGAGACTGGGGTATGAATGCACCTGACCTGTAAATGCAGCCACCATCAGATGCCacatttctgggggaaaaaaggcatCACCCCCATGACTCTTTTGGTGCCCGTGGATCAAGAGGACAGGGCCAGCACCCGCATGTTCGGCTACCTGGATGGTATCACTCCACCCATTGCTTCTCTGTTTGGGAGACTTTGATTTAATTCAGAGTCCCAAAAGAACTGATGTAATGTTGAATTGTATTCTATTGCACAGTGTCCGCtgtgttttcattcctttctatccGGCTTGGAGTTCCGAGACCATGTCCACTAATTCCTTCCTCTAAAAGGTGCACCCGCCTCAccacctgcccctgcctgcaGCGTGCCATCTGggagaaagggggtgggggggggcgggtttCCTGCCTCAGATGCCTGGTGGGAGCTGAGAGCCCCACGCAGAGCAGAagctctgtctcttcctttcccctaCAAACTCAGTATTGAGACCAAAAAGAGATAGGGGAGAAGAACCTTCCAGAATGAGCCAGTGGGCCAGGGTGAGGCAGGCAGCTACCTGGAGGTCAGCCTGTCCCCATGAACTCTAGAAGGGTGGCAACCCTCTCCCTCCGaagcctttcttcctctctcctggtCCAGCCTCTTTGGCTTCTCCAGGTTTTAAAGCTTGACCCTCTTCTACTAGGCCCCCTACCAGACTCACTGTGACCTCGACTTTCCACTTCCTCCGGTGTACTCTGTccttaaagggaaaagaaaggacgGCTTTGGATGAACAGGCAGCGTTTTATTCCTCCTTTGGTTCCAGCAGCATTGCCAGGCTCATgacgccccgtcccctcccctgccccccacatccaACACATGGTCACTGTCTCCAGCCCTCAGAGATCAAGGGTCTAGAAGAGGGAATCCCAGAAACCTGCCTGTGTCACTTAATCTTTCCCCAAAACCCTGTTCTCTGTTGCTACTGTTACCACCATCCCCACCATACAGACAGGATAAATGAGGCCTGGGGACACCAAGCAAGGACAACACAAGCCAGGACTAAGACCCCGAAGGTCTGATTCCTGAGGCCACACCCATTCCCCTCTCACCCCATTCAGCTCTTCAGAGGCCCCAGGGTCACAGTGGTGGGCTCGGGGCAGCaagtggggagaagcaggagtACATTGGGGTCTGGAGACAGGCAGTGGAGGACGAACCAAGCAGGAGCCCAGAAGTCCTGCCAGGAAAGTAGCCAGGAGCAAGGCAGAGAGACAAGAGGAGCCTCCAGCCAGTAAAGAGCCCAGGGTTCTGAGCACCTCCTAAGAGCCAGGCACCAGGCAAAGGGGTAATATTCACAGAATAGGGTCAGAGGCAGGAATGGTGACACTACCAGAGCCTGGTAGCCATGGTACCTCCAAGCCTTTGCCCCATAGGCCAGGCTCTTCTGCTGACCAGTGGGAAGATTTTGAACAGGCTGGCACTTTGGCCTATTATGGCCTCACATCACATCACAGGACAACTTCATAACCCCCTGGAAAGTTCCAAACCACCTCCCACGGGGGTGCTTAGTGCTTAGAATCAAAAGGATCTAAGTCAAGATCCAGTGTCACTTTTCCAGGCAGCAAAGTGGCTGAGCTCTAAAGCTTTCTGCAGGGAGAGGGGCTCAGGGCTTGTTCCCCCAACCCCATTCT
This region includes:
- the PIRT gene encoding phosphoinositide-interacting protein; translated protein: MTMEALPKALEVDEKSPESKDLLPSQTASSLCISSRSESVWTTTSPRSNWEIYRKPIVIMSVGGAILLFGVVITCLAYTLKLGDNSLKVLKMIGPAFLSLGLMMLVCGLVWVPIIKKKQKQRQKSVFFQTLKSFFLNR